One window of the Trypanosoma brucei gambiense DAL972 chromosome 3, complete sequence genome contains the following:
- a CDS encoding protein phosphatase 2C, putative yields the protein MGGQSSVTTTPGQTPVNGKSLDWGPPPDDIPEEERDNEELVLQTWAFCKAKPSPAQNYRSDVEERKRRQSMLWRKRASFIELDCGEDSFFVSNTYKVIGVADGVGGWRDEGVDASHFANSLMENAKHFSETHRKELNPEVILQSAFDKVLHDKAVKAGSSTACVVALQKDNSGEHYLDVANVGDSGVLVVRNRQVQHRVHEKVHGFNAPFQLAVLPPHLQGRAFSDRVSDATREKIPVQRGDVVITGTDGLFDNRFNISLAADAGWIGHVQGSALERVPLVGLLLGPIFANDKVAYVDPQRVAQRIVQDAYKTSLDESAQTPWASMLRKFGVEDAKGGKVDDITLVLSRVTTREELNATSTW from the coding sequence ATGGGAGGACAAAGCAGTGTAACCACCACACCGGGACAAACACCTGTGAATGGGAAGTCTTTGGATTGGGGCCCACCACCGGATGACATCCCAGAAGAGGAGCGGGACAATGAGGAACTTGTGCTTCAGACATGGGCTTTCTGCAAAGCAAAGCCCAGTCCTGCACAGAATTATCGTAGTGATGTGGAGGAGCGGAAACGGCGTCAATCCATGTTATGGAGGAAGCGTGCCAGTTTTATCGAGTTGGACTGTGGGGAGGACAGTTTTTTTGTGTCCAACACGTACAAAGTTATCGGTGTTGCGGATGGTGTCGGAGGATGGCGTGACGAGGGTGTTGACGCCTCACACTTTGCAAACTCGCTTATGGAGAATGCCAAGCACTTTTCTGAGACCCACCGCAAGGAGCTAAACCCAGAGGTGATTCTCCAATCTGCCTTCGACAAGGTGCTTCATGATAAGGCTGTGAAGGCTGGAAGTAGTACGGCATGTGTTGTGGCGCTGCAGAAGGACAACAGTGGTGAACACTACCTCGATGTTGCCAATGTGGGCGACAGCGGCGTGCTCGTGGTGCGGAACAGGCAGGTCCAGCACCGTGTACATGAGAAGGTCCATGGGTTCAATGCGCCTTTTCAACTTGCTGTACTTCCTCCACATTTGCAGGGCCGTGCTTTTTCTGATCGCGTGAGTGACGCGACCCGAGAGAAGATCCCTGTGCAGAGGGGTGATGTGGTGATAACTGGCACGGATGGTCTTTTTGACAATCGCTTCAACATATCCCTCGCAGCTGACGCGGGCTGGATTGGCCATGTGCAGGGGAGCGCACTTGAGCGGGTCCCGCTTGTGGGCCTCTTACTCGGTCCCATATTTGCAAACGACAAGGTTGCATATGTGGACCCACAGCGTGTTGCTCAGCGCATTGTACAGGACGCATATAAGACTTCACTTGACGAAAGCGCGCAGACGCCGTGGGCGTCGATGCTCAGGAAGTTTGGTGTGGAAGATGCAAAGGGTGGGAAGGTAGACGATATTACACTTGTTCTGAGTCGTGTTACAACACGTGAGGAACTTAACGCTACTAGCACATGGTAA